A part of Methanobrevibacter sp. genomic DNA contains:
- a CDS encoding V4R domain-containing protein → MSEQKPIQIFSNSNENVGVNVVKSPVKLTILEMLRDRDMEFDEIVSNTGKSKSTVSVHLKSLRESGIISYKVHPVDNRKKIFYLNSKYIGSVDVSEPKEIEETKADYLVKNIVDEDAEFSTLLFHTLKAMLIQEGINIDPILQSTGNSIGRSIFDKVYDDDLDVFMENIAGFWQENGLGRITFDVGQIIKITTYDCFECGLLPRTGKPACYLDTGILEGLFTEFFNLPVSVIETQCYTMGDEKCVFEIEPLGITGY, encoded by the coding sequence ATGAGCGAACAGAAACCCATCCAAATCTTTTCAAATTCCAATGAGAATGTTGGAGTCAATGTTGTCAAAAGCCCAGTAAAACTTACAATTCTAGAAATGCTCAGAGATAGAGATATGGAATTCGATGAAATAGTCAGCAATACAGGTAAATCAAAATCCACAGTTTCAGTTCATCTTAAAAGTTTAAGGGAAAGTGGAATCATATCTTATAAGGTTCATCCTGTCGATAATAGAAAGAAAATATTTTATTTAAACTCAAAATATATAGGGTCTGTTGACGTTTCCGAGCCAAAGGAAATTGAGGAAACCAAAGCTGATTACCTTGTAAAAAACATCGTGGATGAGGACGCCGAATTTTCCACTTTACTGTTCCATACTCTAAAGGCCATGCTGATTCAGGAAGGAATAAATATAGATCCGATTTTGCAGTCCACAGGAAATAGCATTGGCAGGTCCATCTTTGACAAAGTGTATGATGACGATTTGGATGTGTTCATGGAAAACATCGCCGGTTTTTGGCAAGAGAACGGTTTAGGCAGAATCACTTTTGATGTAGGCCAAATCATTAAGATTACCACATACGATTGCTTTGAATGCGGATTGCTTCCAAGAACTGGAAAACCTGCCTGTTATTTGGACACAGGAATCCTAGAAGGATTGTTCACGGAATTTTTCAACCTCCCAGTTAGCGTCATTGAAACCCAATGCTATACGATGGGTGATGAAAAATGCGTATTCGAGATTGAACCCCTTGGGATTACAGGTTACTAA
- the cobI gene encoding precorrin-2 C(20)-methyltransferase — MAEKGKLYGIGVGPGDTELLTLKAARILKSVPVIFTPKSSKEKESIALSIVKPILEERDDYKRLMLVTPIFPMIEDKEELEKIWTSASEMIAQYLNSGRDVAFITLGDPSVFSTYAYVQKKLIGEYEIETVPGITSFTACAAARNKALVEQNQILSIVPKIDDRLEQVLEYSDSIVLMKASRNTSELEKTIEQDERQKEIYSVQNCTRENEKIIEGFSNEKPYLTTTIIKFEDD; from the coding sequence ATGGCAGAAAAAGGAAAACTATACGGAATTGGTGTTGGACCTGGAGATACAGAATTGCTTACATTGAAAGCTGCTAGAATTTTAAAATCAGTGCCGGTTATATTTACACCAAAATCATCCAAAGAAAAGGAAAGTATTGCATTATCAATCGTGAAGCCAATACTTGAAGAAAGAGACGATTATAAAAGATTAATGCTTGTTACACCTATTTTTCCAATGATTGAAGATAAAGAGGAACTTGAAAAAATCTGGACAAGCGCATCCGAAATGATAGCCCAATACCTAAACAGCGGAAGGGATGTCGCTTTCATTACACTCGGAGACCCATCAGTGTTCAGCACTTACGCATATGTCCAGAAGAAGCTGATTGGAGAATATGAAATTGAAACAGTGCCGGGAATCACCTCTTTTACAGCCTGTGCTGCGGCCAGAAACAAGGCATTGGTGGAACAGAACCAGATATTGTCCATTGTTCCTAAAATAGATGACAGGCTGGAACAGGTGCTTGAATACAGTGACTCCATTGTGCTTATGAAAGCTTCCAGAAACACTTCTGAGCTGGAAAAAACAATAGAGCAGGATGAAAGGCAAAAGGAAATTTATTCCGTGCAGAACTGCACACGTGAAAATGAAAAGATAATAGAAGGATTTTCCAACGAAAAGCCTTATCTAACAACAACAATAATTAAATTTGAAGATGATTAG
- a CDS encoding helicase C-terminal domain-containing protein → MSNSIFCPNCGMLKSNCTCGKYAKKESEGPTNLFSFSKPRTSSILDDEIPEVYSIDNHKLDEGTAAYLKEIYPAIDEEIIENFPFTEPRSGQLDIIQDINDAIRKGYKYIILEAGTGTGKSAIATTLAKMYESAYILTMTKQLQSQYSGEFDFPLVKGRGNFSCLNQNLETTCDMGACKTAPTSKNFFCQYGVAKNPSLDAELAFEDSFGGAVFYQSANHCHYWNQKANAINSPITLMNYDYAIVELNYVKHFAPRSLLILDEAHNIENKLMATMEVTLYNRTLEKDISKRISEETLKDGELSDWKMEVSAIRESYEDIDLKDVAKNKADRIRSTISRLKTLSNNLEKEPKNWVIDADETGVVFKPLRVHHYAKDNLLKYGDVVIFMSATILSHKMFSKWLGLNPNEVYHIKVDSPFSKEKRPIILNLAGKMSANRIKNTAPKTIPILQEILKRHEGDKGLIHTHSYKCQQYILNNLYNTRLISHSSKNREQILDFFEKDENPLVLVSPSMSEGVDLPYDKCRFQIIYKIPFPYLGDKQVNMRMKRDKKWYAYKTVMTLMQAYGRGMRAEDDSCYTYIIDSDINMLFKSPMYRSLIPDFFKEAVVRVKK, encoded by the coding sequence ATGTCAAATTCTATTTTTTGCCCAAATTGCGGAATGTTGAAAAGTAACTGTACATGTGGAAAGTACGCCAAAAAGGAATCTGAAGGTCCAACCAATCTATTCAGCTTTTCCAAACCTAGGACCTCATCCATATTGGACGATGAAATTCCCGAAGTCTATTCAATTGACAATCATAAGCTGGATGAGGGAACTGCCGCATATCTAAAGGAAATTTATCCCGCAATAGATGAGGAGATAATTGAAAACTTTCCATTTACAGAGCCTAGATCAGGTCAACTGGATATCATTCAGGATATAAATGACGCTATAAGAAAAGGATACAAGTACATCATCTTGGAGGCGGGCACCGGCACGGGCAAATCTGCAATAGCCACAACACTTGCAAAAATGTATGAATCAGCCTATATCCTGACCATGACCAAGCAGCTGCAGTCCCAATACTCAGGGGAGTTTGACTTTCCTTTGGTTAAGGGCAGGGGTAACTTTTCATGCTTGAATCAAAACTTGGAAACAACCTGCGACATGGGGGCATGCAAGACAGCACCAACATCCAAAAACTTTTTCTGTCAATATGGGGTTGCCAAAAATCCGTCTCTCGATGCTGAATTGGCATTTGAGGATTCATTCGGTGGCGCTGTTTTTTACCAGTCAGCCAACCATTGCCACTATTGGAACCAGAAGGCCAATGCAATCAATTCCCCAATAACTTTGATGAACTATGACTATGCGATTGTCGAGCTTAATTACGTCAAGCATTTCGCTCCACGTTCCCTTTTGATATTGGACGAAGCCCACAATATAGAGAACAAATTGATGGCCACGATGGAAGTTACATTATATAATCGCACCCTTGAAAAGGACATTAGCAAGAGAATATCAGAGGAAACATTAAAAGATGGCGAGCTTTCAGATTGGAAGATGGAGGTCAGTGCGATTCGTGAAAGCTATGAGGATATAGACTTGAAGGATGTTGCAAAAAACAAGGCCGACAGAATCAGGTCCACAATATCCAGATTAAAGACTCTCAGCAATAACCTGGAAAAGGAGCCTAAAAATTGGGTCATTGACGCCGATGAGACAGGTGTCGTTTTTAAGCCGTTGAGGGTGCACCACTATGCCAAGGATAATCTGTTGAAGTATGGGGATGTCGTTATCTTCATGAGCGCTACAATACTTTCCCATAAGATGTTTTCCAAATGGCTGGGCCTCAATCCGAATGAGGTCTATCACATTAAGGTGGACAGTCCGTTCTCAAAGGAAAAAAGACCTATCATCCTGAATTTGGCAGGAAAGATGTCAGCAAATCGCATAAAGAATACTGCCCCAAAAACAATACCAATTCTGCAGGAAATTCTAAAAAGACATGAGGGAGATAAGGGTTTGATTCACACTCACAGCTATAAGTGCCAGCAGTATATTCTCAATAATCTCTATAACACCAGGCTGATTTCACATTCATCAAAAAACAGGGAGCAAATCCTGGATTTCTTTGAAAAAGATGAAAATCCTTTAGTTTTAGTTTCACCTTCAATGAGTGAAGGCGTTGATTTGCCTTATGACAAGTGCAGGTTCCAGATCATCTATAAGATACCTTTCCCTTACCTTGGAGACAAGCAGGTGAACATGAGAATGAAAAGGGACAAGAAATGGTATGCATACAAGACAGTAATGACTCTCATGCAGGCTTATGGCCGTGGAATGAGGGCAGAGGACGATTCATGTTACACATACATCATCGACAGTGACATCAACATGCTGTTCAAAAGTCCGATGTACAGGTCATTGATTCCCGACTTCTTCAAGGAAGCGGTTGTTAGGGTTAAGAAATAA
- a CDS encoding topoisomerase IV, with protein sequence MKDSEEKDHRISNLKDMISNVTEGDDKGSPDDIEEDLELIEYLNEDKSEDLEIDDEFIYHPDEDGGDAINLEETPIDEDFIIKAPSENELEEDKGNDEGGDAFDEFSGELSESFDNLVNAKVGKTPLLAIVSAVLGAVFLGLSAYVFSTRSERIIDNVVSGETNVITVGLLILGVLFLAYGLYKIIGFRNPMDGWFKSIDSIEDEDKKNAKPEKDEPTEKVIPKSKIPLDKESYKIGEFSFKDLKNKLKPSKPKPAPPTQEEIDKIPPAREKPEEKKGLTSEEIEELEYNQAVLEGESIDDIFAEVEDIDDIPIISINDEKEK encoded by the coding sequence ATGAAAGATTCTGAAGAAAAAGATCATAGGATTTCAAATCTCAAGGACATGATTAGCAATGTCACAGAGGGTGACGACAAAGGTTCTCCTGACGATATTGAAGAGGATTTAGAGCTAATCGAATATCTCAACGAGGATAAAAGCGAAGATTTAGAAATCGATGATGAATTCATCTACCATCCCGATGAGGATGGAGGGGATGCAATTAATTTAGAGGAAACTCCTATCGATGAAGATTTTATAATCAAAGCTCCTTCAGAAAATGAACTGGAAGAGGATAAGGGAAACGATGAGGGAGGAGACGCTTTCGATGAGTTTTCAGGGGAACTTTCGGAAAGCTTCGACAATCTGGTGAATGCCAAGGTTGGAAAGACTCCCCTTTTAGCTATTGTCAGCGCAGTTTTAGGAGCGGTATTCCTTGGACTTTCAGCATATGTATTCTCAACAAGAAGTGAAAGAATCATAGACAATGTTGTTTCAGGCGAAACAAACGTGATAACAGTTGGCCTTTTAATATTAGGCGTGTTATTCCTAGCATATGGATTATATAAGATAATAGGATTTAGAAATCCAATGGATGGTTGGTTCAAAAGCATTGATTCAATTGAAGATGAAGACAAAAAGAATGCAAAACCCGAAAAAGATGAACCAACCGAAAAAGTCATTCCAAAAAGTAAAATTCCTCTCGACAAGGAATCTTACAAAATTGGAGAATTCAGTTTTAAAGACTTGAAAAATAAACTCAAACCATCAAAACCGAAACCAGCACCACCAACTCAAGAAGAGATTGATAAAATCCCGCCGGCTCGTGAAAAACCCGAAGAGAAAAAGGGTTTGACTTCTGAGGAAATTGAAGAGCTCGAATATAACCAGGCAGTTCTTGAAGGCGAATCAATCGACGACATCTTTGCTGAAGTTGAAGATATCGATGACATTCCAATTATTTCTATAAACGACGAAAAAGAAAAATAG
- a CDS encoding transcription factor S yields the protein MEFCPECGAMLLPKDGKLECSCGYSKNLADNDEYEVSAKRVAEETVKMLGEDIEVGPSVTETCPECGHDKATYKLIQTRSADEAPTRIFTCSKCKHTWRAYD from the coding sequence ATGGAATTTTGTCCCGAATGCGGAGCTATGCTGCTTCCAAAAGATGGGAAGCTGGAATGTAGCTGCGGATATTCTAAAAATTTGGCAGACAACGATGAATATGAAGTTTCTGCTAAAAGAGTAGCTGAAGAAACAGTTAAGATGCTTGGAGAAGACATTGAAGTGGGTCCTAGTGTAACTGAGACCTGTCCGGAATGCGGACACGATAAAGCGACATACAAATTGATACAAACCCGAAGTGCCGATGAGGCGCCAACCCGAATTTTTACTTGTTCTAAATGCAAACACACCTGGAGAGCATACGACTAA
- a CDS encoding NUDIX hydrolase, giving the protein MSNYKVPSLTTDIFIFDENFNFILIKRKNDPYKGHWALPGGFVEYGESVETSAIREAKEETSIDVELMDLVNVYSAPDRDPRGHTVTVAYTAKGDMSVKKADSDAADIAIFSPEKLDEIDLAFDHEEIIKDCLKTAKRG; this is encoded by the coding sequence ATGTCAAATTACAAAGTTCCTTCATTAACCACTGATATCTTTATTTTTGATGAAAATTTTAATTTTATTTTAATAAAAAGAAAGAATGATCCCTACAAAGGTCATTGGGCTTTGCCTGGCGGATTTGTGGAATATGGTGAAAGCGTGGAAACATCAGCCATACGAGAAGCCAAAGAGGAGACAAGCATTGATGTTGAGCTTATGGATTTAGTGAACGTCTATTCCGCACCGGATAGGGACCCAAGAGGACACACAGTTACAGTGGCATATACTGCAAAAGGGGATATGAGTGTTAAAAAAGCCGATAGCGATGCGGCAGACATTGCAATTTTTTCACCCGAAAAATTGGATGAAATCGATTTGGCTTTTGACCATGAAGAAATAATTAAAGATTGCCTAAAAACAGCAAAAAGGGGCTAA
- a CDS encoding DNA-directed RNA polymerase subunit L — MENIEIIEDKTLELTFIVKDESHGVCNALRHILMQDPDVEYAVYNIDHPLTGKPEMTIKTKRGKRPRVVLKKAAEELEKESSEFKKLIDEAL; from the coding sequence ATGGAAAATATTGAAATTATAGAAGACAAAACTTTAGAGTTAACATTTATTGTAAAGGATGAAAGTCACGGAGTCTGCAATGCATTAAGGCATATCCTAATGCAGGACCCTGACGTTGAATATGCTGTTTACAATATAGACCATCCTCTTACCGGAAAACCTGAAATGACAATAAAGACAAAAAGAGGAAAAAGGCCTAGAGTCGTATTGAAAAAAGCAGCCGAAGAACTCGAAAAAGAAAGTTCCGAATTCAAAAAACTTATCGATGAAGCTTTATAG
- a CDS encoding exosome complex RNA-binding protein Csl4, translating to MSMKDKQVVLPGDKLGIIEQYLPGDGTYDDNGDIKSSVIGNVKINQKMKVISVEGATKPALLKVGDMVYGQITDIKPQRANVKIDCIKDNPRPLALPYMGAIHISQAKKDYLEKLGDAFRIGDIIQAKVVKITGDNVDLGTVDDECGVLKAMCTRCRDYMHTTSKGNELQCNTCNKKERRKVSKNYVND from the coding sequence ATGAGTATGAAAGACAAACAAGTAGTATTGCCTGGAGATAAGCTAGGAATTATCGAACAGTATCTTCCAGGAGACGGTACTTATGATGATAATGGTGATATAAAATCATCAGTAATAGGCAATGTTAAAATTAATCAAAAAATGAAGGTTATTTCTGTTGAAGGTGCTACAAAACCTGCACTTCTGAAAGTTGGAGATATGGTATACGGTCAAATCACTGATATCAAGCCTCAAAGGGCAAATGTAAAAATTGACTGTATCAAAGACAATCCAAGACCATTAGCCTTGCCGTATATGGGAGCCATTCACATATCCCAGGCTAAAAAAGATTATCTTGAAAAATTAGGAGACGCTTTTAGAATAGGAGACATAATTCAAGCAAAAGTGGTTAAGATTACCGGAGATAATGTTGATTTAGGCACTGTTGATGACGAATGCGGAGTGCTCAAAGCAATGTGCACACGCTGCAGGGACTACATGCACACCACCTCAAAGGGAAATGAGCTTCAATGTAATACATGTAACAAAAAGGAAAGGCGTAAAGTGTCTAAAAATTACGTCAATGATTAA
- the dph2 gene encoding diphthamide biosynthesis enzyme Dph2 — MSMYNMDVDKVIRKINSRDAETVGLQFPEGLKMQAVKIAKQIEVETEATVIISGDPCFGACDVSDYKMKGSVDLIVHYGHTPLPLKYEVPTLFIEAFSNIDIKKSLEKSLDELKGYSRIGLVTTTQHLHLLAEIKDYLEDNGKEVILGSSPSTRKGQVLGCNFSSIKDLDVEAFLFVGSGNFHPLGINLFSNTPVLALDPYNNEIRKMDEYADRILRIRFARITKARTATKWGIIVSSKEGQYRMSLAKEIKKTLEDNGMEAYIILADHINPDILLPYLELEAFVVSACPRIAIDDSQMYKKPLLTPQELEIVLNKREWENYQLDEILFHERYK, encoded by the coding sequence ATGTCAATGTACAACATGGATGTGGACAAAGTAATCCGCAAGATCAATTCCAGGGATGCCGAAACTGTTGGTCTTCAATTTCCAGAAGGCCTTAAAATGCAAGCCGTCAAGATTGCAAAGCAAATCGAGGTGGAAACTGAAGCGACAGTTATCATATCCGGAGACCCTTGTTTTGGAGCCTGCGACGTGAGCGACTATAAGATGAAAGGCTCAGTCGACTTGATTGTCCACTACGGACACACACCTCTTCCGCTGAAATACGAAGTTCCTACACTATTCATTGAAGCATTCTCAAACATTGACATTAAAAAAAGCCTTGAAAAATCTCTTGATGAACTTAAAGGCTATTCAAGAATAGGATTGGTTACCACTACACAGCACCTTCATCTTTTGGCTGAAATCAAGGACTATCTTGAAGACAATGGAAAGGAAGTGATTTTAGGCTCCTCCCCATCAACCAGGAAAGGGCAGGTACTGGGATGCAACTTCTCATCAATCAAGGACCTGGATGTTGAAGCGTTCCTCTTTGTAGGCAGCGGAAATTTCCATCCTTTGGGAATAAATCTCTTTTCAAACACCCCCGTTCTTGCACTGGATCCATACAACAACGAAATCAGGAAAATGGATGAATACGCCGACAGGATTTTAAGGATAAGGTTTGCAAGGATAACAAAGGCAAGGACCGCAACGAAATGGGGAATCATCGTGTCCTCAAAGGAAGGCCAATACAGGATGAGCCTTGCAAAGGAAATCAAAAAGACTTTAGAGGACAATGGAATGGAAGCCTACATCATACTGGCAGACCATATAAATCCAGATATACTGCTACCTTATCTTGAACTAGAGGCCTTTGTAGTCAGTGCATGCCCTAGAATAGCCATTGATGATTCTCAAATGTATAAAAAACCATTATTAACACCTCAGGAATTGGAGATTGTGCTGAACAAAAGAGAATGGGAAAACTATCAGCTGGATGAAATACTATTCCATGAACGTTACAAATAG
- the hpt gene encoding hypoxanthine/guanine phosphoribosyltransferase, translated as MLEEVKKSLEESPIVKKGDYNYFVNPISDGVPAMDPKMLRELSLAVHKHANLDVDKIVAVEAMGIHLATALSLATDKPFVVIRKRQYGLEGETEVYQKTGYGSSNLYINDLHKGEKILLIDDVVSTGGTLIALIRTLQDLGLEIKSTVAVIEKGEGKEIVKKETGVDVLSIVKLDVIDGKVVIEKTIED; from the coding sequence ATGTTAGAGGAAGTTAAGAAATCTTTGGAAGAGTCACCAATCGTTAAAAAAGGCGACTATAATTACTTTGTAAATCCAATCAGCGATGGCGTTCCTGCAATGGACCCTAAAATGTTGCGTGAACTATCCCTAGCCGTGCATAAACATGCAAATTTGGATGTTGATAAAATTGTGGCTGTTGAAGCAATGGGAATACATCTGGCTACTGCACTGTCCCTCGCAACAGACAAGCCCTTTGTCGTAATCCGCAAAAGGCAATACGGCCTTGAAGGCGAAACTGAAGTCTATCAAAAAACAGGATACGGCTCATCAAACCTTTACATCAACGACCTTCACAAAGGCGAAAAGATACTGCTCATCGATGATGTCGTAAGTACCGGAGGAACATTGATAGCCCTAATCAGAACCCTGCAGGATTTGGGCCTTGAAATAAAATCCACCGTGGCAGTCATCGAAAAAGGCGAAGGAAAGGAAATTGTCAAAAAGGAAACCGGTGTTGACGTATTGTCAATTGTAAAGCTGGATGTCATTGATGGAAAAGTCGTGATTGAAAAGACAATTGAAGATTAA
- a CDS encoding signal recognition particle protein Srp54, which translates to MAMLGNLGENLTNTMKKLVGMSVIDKKTIKEVVKDIQRALIQSDVNIKLVLDLSKKIEERALEEEPPKGITPREHVITIIYEEMVNLLGSEAAGLDINERPYKILFLGLQGSGKTTTIGKLCRYLQKKGFNPAVVCTDTWRPAAYEQLRQLTEEMDVPLYGDPDNKDALDLAEKGLKEFKNRKVIIFDTAGRHKQEEDLIAEMDELDNIINPTEAILVIDGTIGQQAGEQARAFSQATDIGSIIITKLDGSAKGGGAMSAVAETGAPIKFIGTGERIDDFELFDPERFISRLLGMGDIKSLIEKAEENIDEDVAEKTMNNMLSGKFTLMDMKNQFDMMNKMGPMQQVLNMIPGMGNKISKEASKMTEDKIDTYKVMMSSMTEEEMMNPKLIKQSRIRRIARGSGVEESEVKELLKYYNNTKKTMKGFGKRGGRLGGGAMNRMMGQFMNR; encoded by the coding sequence ATGGCAATGCTCGGAAACTTAGGAGAAAATCTTACTAATACAATGAAGAAATTAGTGGGAATGTCTGTTATTGATAAAAAGACAATCAAGGAAGTTGTAAAAGACATACAACGTGCATTAATTCAATCAGACGTTAATATTAAATTGGTTTTAGATTTATCAAAAAAAATTGAGGAAAGGGCTCTTGAAGAGGAACCTCCGAAAGGTATCACTCCAAGAGAACATGTCATAACGATTATTTATGAAGAGATGGTAAACCTTTTGGGCAGCGAGGCCGCCGGACTGGACATTAACGAGAGGCCTTACAAGATTCTGTTTTTAGGTCTTCAGGGTAGCGGTAAGACCACAACCATCGGTAAGCTATGTAGGTATCTTCAGAAAAAGGGTTTCAATCCTGCTGTTGTCTGTACAGACACATGGAGACCTGCAGCATACGAACAGCTAAGGCAATTGACAGAAGAGATGGATGTTCCGCTTTATGGTGATCCGGACAACAAGGACGCACTTGATTTGGCTGAAAAAGGTTTGAAAGAGTTCAAAAACAGAAAAGTCATCATTTTCGATACTGCAGGTAGGCACAAGCAGGAAGAGGACCTGATTGCCGAGATGGATGAGCTCGACAACATCATCAACCCTACAGAAGCAATCCTTGTAATCGACGGTACCATCGGTCAGCAGGCCGGCGAACAGGCAAGGGCTTTCTCACAGGCCACCGACATCGGTTCCATAATAATCACAAAACTGGACGGTTCCGCTAAAGGTGGGGGAGCTATGTCTGCTGTTGCAGAAACAGGCGCTCCAATCAAGTTCATCGGTACCGGTGAGAGAATCGATGACTTTGAGCTGTTCGACCCTGAAAGATTCATTTCCAGATTGCTTGGAATGGGAGACATCAAATCCCTTATAGAAAAGGCTGAAGAGAACATCGACGAGGATGTTGCAGAGAAGACCATGAACAACATGCTGAGCGGAAAGTTCACATTGATGGACATGAAAAACCAGTTTGACATGATGAACAAGATGGGTCCGATGCAGCAGGTCCTCAACATGATTCCGGGCATGGGAAACAAGATTTCAAAGGAAGCCTCCAAGATGACCGAGGACAAGATTGACACCTATAAGGTCATGATGTCTTCAATGACCGAAGAGGAGATGATGAATCCGAAACTCATCAAGCAGTCACGCATCCGCAGAATTGCCCGTGGTTCCGGCGTTGAGGAAAGTGAAGTCAAAGAGCTTTTGAAATATTACAACAACACCAAAAAGACCATGAAAGGTTTCGGCAAGCGTGGCGGACGTTTGGGCGGCGGAGCGATGAACCGCATGATGGGTCAATTCATGAACAGATAG